From a single Brassica oleracea var. oleracea cultivar TO1000 chromosome C5, BOL, whole genome shotgun sequence genomic region:
- the LOC106294634 gene encoding protein DEHYDRATION-INDUCED 19 homolog 4-like isoform X2, with protein sequence MDSSNSWINCPSVFSSSSSASRRCQQSRSGGGYEDLEGEDDLKSEFICPFCAEVFDIVGLCCHIDEEHPVEAKNGVCPVCTKRVGLDIVGHITTQHANFFKVQRKRRLRKGGGYSSAYLTLKKELREANLQSLLGGSSSFASSTNIDSDPLLSSFMFNPPSAANKSATPVTEGASATTKLSQKESLKRDIREAPLSGEDREKAKKSEFVRGLFLSTMLGDDY encoded by the exons ATGGATTCCTCCAATTCATGGATCAATTGTCCTTCCGTTTTCTCATCCTCTTCTTCTGCTTCGCGACGATGTCAACAATCCCGATCAG GTGGAGGGTACGAGGATCTCGAAGGAGAAGACGATTTGAAGTCGGAGTTCATCTGCCCGTTTTGCGCTGAAGTCTTCGACATCGTCGGGCTCTGTTGTCACATTGACGAAGAGCATCCTGTCGAGGCCAAGAACGGG GTCTGTCCTGTATGCACAAAGAGGGTGGGATTAGATATCGTCGGCCATATCACTACACAACATGCGAACTTTTTCAAG GTGCAGCGAAAGAGAAGGTTGAGAAAAGGTGGTGGATACAGCTCTGCTTATCTCACCCTCAAGAAAGAGCTTCGTGAAGCTAACTTACAGTCACTTCTCGGTGGTTCCTCAAGCTTCGCTTCTTCAACCAATATAGATTCTGATCCGTTGCTGTCGTCCTTTATGTTCAATCCTCCGTCAGCTGCAAACAAATCCGCTACACCTGTTACGGAAGGAGCCTCGGCTACAACAAAACTCTCGCAAAAGGAGTCTCTCAAAAG AGACATTCGAGAAGCTCCACTTTCAGGGGAAGACAGGGAGAAGGCGAAGAAGAGCGAGTTTGTGAGAGGTTTGTTCTTGTCAACCATGCTTGGTGACGATTACTAA
- the LOC106294634 gene encoding protein DEHYDRATION-INDUCED 19 homolog 4-like isoform X1 → MDSSNSWINCPSVFSSSSSASRRCQQSRSDLYIGGGYEDLEGEDDLKSEFICPFCAEVFDIVGLCCHIDEEHPVEAKNGVCPVCTKRVGLDIVGHITTQHANFFKVQRKRRLRKGGGYSSAYLTLKKELREANLQSLLGGSSSFASSTNIDSDPLLSSFMFNPPSAANKSATPVTEGASATTKLSQKESLKRDIREAPLSGEDREKAKKSEFVRGLFLSTMLGDDY, encoded by the exons ATGGATTCCTCCAATTCATGGATCAATTGTCCTTCCGTTTTCTCATCCTCTTCTTCTGCTTCGCGACGATGTCAACAATCCCGATCAG ATTTGTATATAGGTGGAGGGTACGAGGATCTCGAAGGAGAAGACGATTTGAAGTCGGAGTTCATCTGCCCGTTTTGCGCTGAAGTCTTCGACATCGTCGGGCTCTGTTGTCACATTGACGAAGAGCATCCTGTCGAGGCCAAGAACGGG GTCTGTCCTGTATGCACAAAGAGGGTGGGATTAGATATCGTCGGCCATATCACTACACAACATGCGAACTTTTTCAAG GTGCAGCGAAAGAGAAGGTTGAGAAAAGGTGGTGGATACAGCTCTGCTTATCTCACCCTCAAGAAAGAGCTTCGTGAAGCTAACTTACAGTCACTTCTCGGTGGTTCCTCAAGCTTCGCTTCTTCAACCAATATAGATTCTGATCCGTTGCTGTCGTCCTTTATGTTCAATCCTCCGTCAGCTGCAAACAAATCCGCTACACCTGTTACGGAAGGAGCCTCGGCTACAACAAAACTCTCGCAAAAGGAGTCTCTCAAAAG AGACATTCGAGAAGCTCCACTTTCAGGGGAAGACAGGGAGAAGGCGAAGAAGAGCGAGTTTGTGAGAGGTTTGTTCTTGTCAACCATGCTTGGTGACGATTACTAA